CGCCTCCTGCCACCGGCCCGCCGCAAGCAACGCCTTGGCTAGGACTGCGGTGTCGATCGGCTCTCGATCAGTTCCCTCAGTAGCTTCGGCGATCCGGCGGAGCATCGGCAGCACTGCAGCCGCCGTCCCCAAGGACTTGTCTCGATAGATCGCCTGGTCCAGGAGGGTGGAGGCCTCATCCCACCTTCCGAGCCTCATCAGGTAAGGCGCTGACCTCAGCCCCGCCTGGACGACCCATCCACCCGCGCCTTCCTTCTCGCCCTCGATCGCGGCGCTGAAGACGGCGCCCCAGAGATCGGCCATCTCCGAGTCCACAGCCTTCCGGAACCCCACTTCCAGCTCCGCGAGGCCCGCCTCGGCGACGCCGGGATGGAGGGAGTACCTGACGGCCTCCCCCAGCCTCTGGACCTCCACGAGGGCTTTCAGCTCCCCCAGGAGATCATCGATCCCCGGAGGCGAGCCGGATCGCCCGAGGGCAGTCCAAAGGTTCGGCCAGACCATCTCCACGATTCTGCTATCCCGGTCGGGCTCCTCCAGGGCCGAGAGGAGGTGGAATAAGGTCCTGGCTTGGGGGGAGAGCGTCTCCGATAGCCCCTGAGTCCACCCTTTAAGAACCTCCAGGAACTTCTCGGCGTCCTCCATAGACTCGCCCTCCTCGAAGAAGCTGGAGAGGCGGCCCTCATCCCCCCAGGCCGCCGCCGCCCTCCCCAGGTGCCTCTCCAGGGCGGCGGGATCCTTTGCCTGGGCATCCGCGAGCTCGATCAGCTTGGGGTGGCCCTGGACGAGGGCCAGCGTCCTGCTGACGAGGCTGCGCCCCTCCTCGAGGCTGACGACGCTCTTACCCGAGAGAAGCCTCCCCAGGTTCTCCATCTCCCGGGCGAGGACGATCGACTCGTTCAGGGAGAGGGCGAATATCGGCTCGACGGCCACCAGGTCGCGGTCGAGGTCTTTGGGGAGCCGCCGGGACGTGAAAATCGTCCGGGAAAATCCGTCTTGATCGAGGAGGGTTTTAGCCAAGATCCCCCACCGCTCGTCCCGCCAACTCCCGTCGCTCGTCAGAAGCGACTCCAGGTTGTCCAGGACGACGAGGATGCTGTTATTCTCAAGGACCCCTCTCAGCTGCGGCAGGAAGTCTCGGAAGGAGTCGGCATCGCCGACAGCGTGGACCATCTTGAAGCCGGGAAGCTGCCGCTCCATCTCCGTCGCCAGATCCAGGAGCGCCCCGCCGATCTCCTTGCCCAGGTCGGGGGCCTTGTACCAGACGAACCCCTGGAACCTGGGGCTTCGGCTGTGGTGATAGGCCAGCTCCAGGGCGCAAGCGGTCTTTCCAGCACCGGCCATCCCGTGGAAGAGGACCCCCCTCTTATCGCTCTCGACCGCCAGGGCCGAGCTCGCCCTGATCATGGGGCCGCTCCGCCCGACGAACCGCTCAGGCTCGTCGGGGAAGTAGGCGAGACCGGGAGAGGGGATCGTGAACTCCGATCGGGGGATCTTGGGCGGCTTTATCTGAAGCTTCGCCGCCTCCCTGCCGAATAGAGCAGGGGTCGCCAGGCTAAGGGGCGGCGATCCGGCGTTGAAGCCCCACCTCAGCTCCTCCTCCAGAGCCTCCCTCAGCGAGAGCTGCAGCGCCCTTGGAAGCGGCTGCCCCTTGCCAAAAAGCCGCTCGTAAAGCTCGGATGCGAGCTTGATGGCGAAGTCGTCGCCGACGGGATACCGCATGGCTAGGACGGCGCAGTCCAGCCGGTCCACCAATTCTTGAGCGAGGGCTGGCATGGGGCCGCCGTCCGCCTCAAAGCAGGAAGTAGCCTTTTTTACCTCCTCTGGAACCGGTATCTTCAGCCAGTTCAGCGTCTCCTCCAGCGTGGCGGCGGCGGAGAGGCAGGACGAGAGGGTCACGAACTTCAGCCTGCCCCGGGCGAGGCTAAGCAGGTCCGCCAGATCCTCGGAGCTGACCTCGTCCATCGTCCCGTCCGGGTTCTCCAGGACGATAGCCCCCTGCCTCCCGTGGCCGGAGATGTGGATCAGGTCCCAACCCTCCCCCTCCTCCAGCGCTTCTTGAAGGTTATCGCGGGTTACGCCGTACTGGAGGACCCTCAGCTCCACCCCCAGGTTGTGGGTCTGGGCGATGCTTCGGATCAGCCGCATCTGCTGGTAGCGTTCCCTCCGGAGGGCTAGGGCCGAGACATCGGTGGGGAGGCTGTAGATCGCCAGCATCCGGAGCCTCTCCCCCACCCCCTCGTGCTCTACAGGCTCTGAGCCCTTCACCTCGAAGACGAGGCTGAGGTCTCGAAGCGCCGCGGGCTTACCTCCAACTTCAGCTAGCTCCAGGGGTAGGTGGGCTACTGCCCTCGCCTCCGGCGGGAAGACGACCCGGACAGTGACGGGGGTTCGTAACTTGGAGAGACTCTCTGCCACCTCGCCGAAGACCTTGGAGCCGATCCAGCGGCTCAACTCGTCAATAAGCCGCTTCTGTTCAGCCATCCGATCGTCAGGAGAGGAGTGGCGGTCCAGATGGCTCTGGAGGTCCAAGATGGCCGTGGTGTTAGGATCTTGAAGGTCGAGGTTCACCTCCTGGTCTATAAGGAAGTTTCCTGAGGCGTCCTTCAGCACCCAGCGCCAACGTTGAGCGTCTTTATAGTCGACAACTTCAAGAAGCAGTCCGTCTCCTCTCTCCATAAGACCATCTTAAGAAGTTAATAGAATTATAACTTTCGGTATCAGTATTCCGGCTGATTAGGCGGCACGATCCAGTTGGATCATTGTTAAATTTCGAAAGTGATGCCGCCCGGAGCAGGGGGGGCTTTAGCCCCCCCGGCCTTTGGGGGACTATAGCTCTCAGGGCGATTTCGAGACCTCAGAGCTCTATTCCCAGCGCCTCCATAAGGGCCCTGACGTCGGTGGTCGCCTTCCCCCCTTCAGCCGAAGCGTTGGAGAGGGAGGCGAAGGTCGCCTCCGTCGCGTTGGCTGCCGTTGCCGTAACGTTCCCGAGGGTGCTGAGGGGCCTCACGTCCTCCCCCGTCGGCGCCCCCAGGACGTTCCCCAGGACCCTCACGTCCATCGGCTCCGAGGCGGTGGAGGTGCTGGCGGGAGCTGAGATCAAGCCGACGGTGCTGAGGTCGGCGGCCACCTCGCCGGTGGCGTTCAGGCCCCCACCCAGGGTCGCTGCCTCCATCGGCTCCGTTGCACTGGTCGTGCTGATGGGCGTCGCCTCTGAATCTATGGTGCTGAGCCCCGTGGCGTTCCCGGCGGCAGATGCCACACGGCCGCCTCCCAGGGATCCCAGGTTCGTGGGCAAGAGGGCCCCGGCGCCGACCCCTATCGCCTCCACCTCGGCCCCTCCGGATCCGTTGCCGAGGGTGCCGATCGCGGTCTCGTTGGCGTCAACGGCTATTGACTCATTGGTGAAGTTGGAGAATCCGGTGGTGTTGGTTAAGTTCATGGTCTCGTTCAGGGTGGCGTTCGTCCCGATCTCGCTGCCGGCGACCGGTTGTTCATCGACCAGGTTCAGGTTGGTCAGGTCCTCTCCGACCTCCTCCGCCGCCGAAATCGGGGCGGCGGCTGCGAGGATGGAGACGATCGCCATGGCCATCAAAGACTTGGACATCTTGTTGCGGATCATTGTAGTAGCCTCCTATCGAAGACGGGCTCCCGGAGGAGGGGGTCCGATCTGATGCCTTCCTGCGGCCTTGAGATATAGATCTGATCCGAATATAAGCTGAATGCAGCTCCGGACCGCCGCCTTCCCGGACCCGCGTGCCCGGCCCCCGGCGAACTCTGGAGGGATGTGCTGAGTCGGGAGGGGAGATCGCCGAGGGCTCTCGGGGCTGGCCGGGGCGGAATTCATCATTTAATTTTTATATGGAAGTCTTCATGGTATCGGGTCAAGGCCGCCCTCCTCTCCGCCGACCAGGCGAAGCCCGGCACCCCGTTCCCGGCCCCCTGGCGAGGGAGAGGAGGTAAACTGCGCCAGCATTTTTCGCCAGAGGGCTATCGGGGCGGTGCCGGGGGTCCAGCCTTCTGCCAGGGTCCTTCTGGGTGGAGGGGGCGCCATCAGCCCTTCCCCCGGAGGGCCTCGATGGGGTCGAGGATCGCGGCCCTGTTCGCTGGATATATCCCGGCGGCGGTGGTGATCAGCACCCCGAAGAGGAGGCCGAGAGCCACCGACTGGACCGTCACCTCCGTGGGTATCATCGCCACCCCACCCACGAGCTTCGAGACGAGGGCCCCGAGGATGATTCCCACGATGCTGCTCGCAAGGCCGAGCATCCCCGCGTCCAGGAGGTAGAGGGCCCGGACGTCCCAGGCGGTAGCGCCGATCGCCTTCATCACCCCTATCTCGGAGGTCCTCTCCTTCACCGTCAGCATCATGACGTTGGATATGCCGATCGCCCCAACGATCAGAGATACGCCGCCGATGCCAGCGAGGGCGTACTTTATCATATTCAACACCTCCAGCACCGACTCAAACATCGTCGATAGCGCCTCTACGCTGTAAGCCTCGTTCCTGTGAATCCTGGATAGGGCCTTATCGACCTTCTCCGCCACCTCCTCCACCTCGGCGGAGTCCCGGGCCCTCACGATGATGCTGTCGTAGTTGTAATTTTCAGCGTCCAGGAGTTCTTTCATCGCCCGGTGGGCGATGTATATGCCGCCGCCGGAGGCGTAGGATGGATCCTCGTCCTCCTCCAGGACCCCCACCACCTTCAGGTCCATGTAACGGCTCTTTTCGTCCGAATAGATCCTTATCTGGTTTCCGGGAGAGATCTTCATCCTGAAGAGTTCTTCAGCCACCTCATGGCTGACCACCGCCGCCCTGTAGTCGGACTCCGCCAGAAATCGTCCCCGGGCCAATGAATCCCTCATATCTTCGTGGTTTGCGGGAGATATCCCAACGACGGTGACGGAGGCGTTGTCCCCCCGGAAGGAGAGGAGAGCCCTCGAGTTTTTGAGGGGGTATGCCGCATCGACCCCCAGGACGTTCCCAATGATCTTGACATCTCTATCGTCGAACTCGGCGGGCTCCCCCGGGGTTGAGGCCGGCCTGCCCCCGGGGCCCGGTCCCATCCCCATCCCCATCCCCGATCCCGGCCTCACGCTGATGAGGTCCATATCCATATCGCCGAACTGTTCGCTGACGCCGCCGTAGAGCCCCTGGCCCACCGAGAGGAGGGCGACGATCGAGATGACGCCGATGATGATCCCCAGGCTTGACATGAAAGCCCTCCTCCGGTCGGCCCGGAAGCTCAGGAGGACGTACTCCATCATATCCTCTGGCCTCAAGAAACCTCACCTCCTGCCGCCCATTTCAGCTCCTATGATGGGATAAAGGTCGGTTTCTCCTCCTCCGCCAGAAGTAAGCGCCTCCTATCACCGTCGGGAGGAGGACCGCCGCCGCGGCCGTCGTCATCCCTCCTCTCCCCTCCCCGGGCGGTCTCCTCCCGCCGCTGGAACCATCCGCTCCCGGTCTGAGGGTCGTGGTGTAGACCCCGGACTCGTGCCAGGTGTCCCCGTTCTTGAACCTGGCCCTGAACCGGAGGTCGATCTCCTCGGCTGGAGATGCCGTCTTGAGGTCGAAGTCTATGGTGAAGATCTCGTCGGGCTCCATCGTCCCGATGTAGTACTCTTTTGGCGAGAACTCCACCCCCGCCGCCTCGGGGACGATCGTCACCGCGTTGAGGGCGTTCTTCCTGGGGTTTGCCACGTCGAGGCTCGCGCTCGAGGAGGTGGGGGCCTCAGCCTGGATCAGCATCACGTCCGAGGAGTCCACCTTCACCGGGACCTTCCGGTTCATCTCCGAGGGTGCCTCCTCATATCCGCTGACGAGGCGAGCATCCAAAAAGCATGTCCCGTCGGTCGTCTTTTCGTCGGCCCTGACGTTGAAGTAGACGGCGATCCTGTCGCCGGGGCCTATGGTCCCGACGTCTACATAGGGATCGCTGAGAACCTCCAGGCCTCGAGTCC
The sequence above is drawn from the Methanothrix harundinacea 6Ac genome and encodes:
- a CDS encoding COG1361 S-layer family protein; protein product: MNSNHGPAPNWAMALAASILILALALTPGTLAYTYGYMYRPPEPTIVIESSVSPEVLMPGDTGIVSIVIENSADQYVVSYQREDFSFTVPIYRVELKGTRGLEVLSDPYVDVGTIGPGDRIAVYFNVRADEKTTDGTCFLDARLVSGYEEAPSEMNRKVPVKVDSSDVMLIQAEAPTSSSASLDVANPRKNALNAVTIVPEAAGVEFSPKEYYIGTMEPDEIFTIDFDLKTASPAEEIDLRFRARFKNGDTWHESGVYTTTLRPGADGSSGGRRPPGEGRGGMTTAAAAVLLPTVIGGAYFWRRRRNRPLSHHRS
- a CDS encoding CHAT domain-containing protein, whose translation is MERGDGLLLEVVDYKDAQRWRWVLKDASGNFLIDQEVNLDLQDPNTTAILDLQSHLDRHSSPDDRMAEQKRLIDELSRWIGSKVFGEVAESLSKLRTPVTVRVVFPPEARAVAHLPLELAEVGGKPAALRDLSLVFEVKGSEPVEHEGVGERLRMLAIYSLPTDVSALALRRERYQQMRLIRSIAQTHNLGVELRVLQYGVTRDNLQEALEEGEGWDLIHISGHGRQGAIVLENPDGTMDEVSSEDLADLLSLARGRLKFVTLSSCLSAAATLEETLNWLKIPVPEEVKKATSCFEADGGPMPALAQELVDRLDCAVLAMRYPVGDDFAIKLASELYERLFGKGQPLPRALQLSLREALEEELRWGFNAGSPPLSLATPALFGREAAKLQIKPPKIPRSEFTIPSPGLAYFPDEPERFVGRSGPMIRASSALAVESDKRGVLFHGMAGAGKTACALELAYHHSRSPRFQGFVWYKAPDLGKEIGGALLDLATEMERQLPGFKMVHAVGDADSFRDFLPQLRGVLENNSILVVLDNLESLLTSDGSWRDERWGILAKTLLDQDGFSRTIFTSRRLPKDLDRDLVAVEPIFALSLNESIVLAREMENLGRLLSGKSVVSLEEGRSLVSRTLALVQGHPKLIELADAQAKDPAALERHLGRAAAAWGDEGRLSSFFEEGESMEDAEKFLEVLKGWTQGLSETLSPQARTLFHLLSALEEPDRDSRIVEMVWPNLWTALGRSGSPPGIDDLLGELKALVEVQRLGEAVRYSLHPGVAEAGLAELEVGFRKAVDSEMADLWGAVFSAAIEGEKEGAGGWVVQAGLRSAPYLMRLGRWDEASTLLDQAIYRDKSLGTAAAVLPMLRRIAEATEGTDREPIDTAVLAKALLAAGRWQEAEAMLRSLLIKCSDEGKFWEASAFSTYLIQILLTTGRFEEGLHIAEEMKGYSRKAGLGPWTQLSDEASRLQALNKLGRYDEVLTAVEELRGKMEVLTEKRAENESVEPWNVIEGILDAGRVAALGSGDFQLALELNAEELKAKEVRGATDLNLANAAFNDYFPLLRLERYEEAGSLLWNCKVVFEKEKDIEMIGKVFSALADLKDEMGQTDQAARFEEDALRYEYLTGDTESVSVSHNNLGYYHRKMGSSKSLAHHLASAVIRLLTRSGMLPSTLQNLTLSLGTFGAEALPASFDRLCETVEEVDGVRFRGLFLRLAGPDGDGDEVMQAIIEKARGENS
- a CDS encoding ABC transporter permease, with amino-acid sequence MRPEDMMEYVLLSFRADRRRAFMSSLGIIIGVISIVALLSVGQGLYGGVSEQFGDMDMDLISVRPGSGMGMGMGPGPGGRPASTPGEPAEFDDRDVKIIGNVLGVDAAYPLKNSRALLSFRGDNASVTVVGISPANHEDMRDSLARGRFLAESDYRAAVVSHEVAEELFRMKISPGNQIRIYSDEKSRYMDLKVVGVLEEDEDPSYASGGGIYIAHRAMKELLDAENYNYDSIIVRARDSAEVEEVAEKVDKALSRIHRNEAYSVEALSTMFESVLEVLNMIKYALAGIGGVSLIVGAIGISNVMMLTVKERTSEIGVMKAIGATAWDVRALYLLDAGMLGLASSIVGIILGALVSKLVGGVAMIPTEVTVQSVALGLLFGVLITTAAGIYPANRAAILDPIEALRGKG